A genomic region of Anopheles coustani chromosome 3, idAnoCousDA_361_x.2, whole genome shotgun sequence contains the following coding sequences:
- the LOC131271582 gene encoding uncharacterized protein LOC131271582 — MDVSDEGASGSYDDGATTRRGRFRVSAPSPGPPETTVGRFRLIPQTGNYGPTSPFLQRGRFSVIPEEPQNSPGATASMPPIITTTAADRQASPDWDFDDDKSAYVPLHGRNVVAKNRRSVACPGSAFRVANTVFTLPKRQTAEKNRWIY; from the exons ATGTAAGCGATGAAGGAGCGTCCGGTAGCTACGACGATGGTGCGACCACGCGACGCGGCCGGTTCCGTGTGTCGGCACCATCGCCCGGCCCACCGGAAACCACCGTTGGCCGTTTCCGGCTCATCCCACAAACAG GAAACTATGGTCCGACTTCACCGTTTCTTCAGCGTGGGCGATTCTCCGTCATTCCGGAGGAGCCGCAGAATTCGCCCGGAGCAACGGCGAGCATGCCGCCCATAATCACGACAACCGCCGCCGATCGGCAAGCATCACCCGATTGGGACTTTGACGACGACAAATCA GCCTACGTACCGTTACATGGCAGAAATGTAGTAGCAAAGAACAGACGGTCTGTTGCATGCCCAGGAAGTGCATTCCGTGTAGCAAACACTGTTTTTACATTACCAAAACGACAAACTGCAGAAAAAAACCGGTGGATATACTAA